Proteins from one Sabethes cyaneus chromosome 2, idSabCyanKW18_F2, whole genome shotgun sequence genomic window:
- the LOC128733969 gene encoding transcriptional regulatory protein AlgP encodes MAPKKPSEKPAGQPAEKKEKKPAAAASAASGSKPAAAEKKPAPEKKPAAEKKAPAPEKKAAAPEKKPAAEKKAAPEKKPAAAEKKAAPEKKPAEKKSAEKRPAPAETKAPAPEKKKATESKKTPAAAPKPEAKKDAKKGATAAAAGSAGAAKKPAAAGGAKKSAAATAASAKKAADAAAKAKKTAAGDKKAAAKKPAVKKPAAKKGAPAAKKPGTATAKKATTTGKKPVAGKKPVAGKGAAGKKPVAKKPAAAKGDKKAVEAKVQKGAAKARAAALLRAKRTKTKVVKGPFGTALRKIRTTVKFRRPRTLKLPRNPKFPRKSVPTRSRMDAYNIIKYPLTTEAAMKKIEDNNTLVFLIHLRANKNHVKAAVKKLYDIKVSKINTLVRPDGKKKAYVRLARDYDALDIANKIGII; translated from the exons ATGGCTCCGAAGAAACCGTCTGAGAAGCCCG CGGGCCAACCGGccgagaaaaaagagaagaaacctgCAGCCGCTGCTTCGGCAGCGTCGGGTTCCAAGCCTGCTGCAGCTGAAAAGAAACCAGCCCCCGAGAAAAAACCGGCTGCTGAGAAGAAAGCACCAGCCCCTGAGAAGAAGGCCGCGGCACCTGAAAAGAAACCTGCCGCTGAGAAGAAGGCTGCTCCCGAAAAGAAACCGGCAGCTGCTGAGAAGAAAGCTGCCCCGGAAAAGAAGCCAGCCGAGAAGAAATCCGCTGAAAAACGTCCTGCTCCAGCCGAAACTAAAGCACCGGCTCCGGAAAAGAAGAAGGCTACTGAGAGCAAAAAGACTCCAGCGGCTGCCCCTAAGCCCGAGGCGAAAAAGGATGCTAAGAAGGGAGCTACTGCTGCTGCGGCTGGTTCTGCAGGAGCCGCGAAGAAACCGGCTGCTGCAGGAGGAGCCAAGAAGTCAGCTGCTGCAACTGCCGCTTCTGCCAAGAAGGCTGCCGATGCTGCTGCCAAGGCAAAGAAAACCGCTGCCGGTGATAAGAAGGCTGCGGCCAAAAAGCCTGCAGTCAAGAAACCGGCTGCCAAGAAGGGAGCACCTGCCGCCAAGAAACCTGGTACTGCTACCGCTAAGAAGGCAACAACCACTGGTAAGAAACCAGTAGCCGGTAAGAAGCCAGTTGCTGGAAAGGGTGCTGCCGGTAAGAAACCGGTTGCCAAGAAGCCTGCTGCTGCCAAAGGCGACAAGAAGGCCGTCGAAGCTAAGGTTCAGAAGGGAGCAGCCAAAGCTCGTGCTGCCGCTCTGCTGAGGGCCAAGCGTACCAAGACTAAG GTCGTCAAGGGACCGTTTGGAACTGCACTGCGGAAAATCCGCACCACGGTTAAGTTCCGTCGGCCACGCACCTTGAAGTTGCCGCGTAACCCCAAGTTCCCCAGGAAGTCAGTCCCAACCCGCAGCCG TATGGATGCGTACAACATCATCAAATACCCACTGACAACCGAAGCGGCGATGAAGAAAATCGAGGACAACAACACGCTGGTGTTCCTGATCCATCTGCGTGCTAACAAGAACCACGTTAAAGCCGCCGTTAAGAAGCTTTACGACATTAAGGTGTCCAAGATTAACACCTTGGTGCGACCGGACGGCAAGAAGAAGGCGTACGTGCGGCTGGCTCGGGACTACGATGCATTGGATATCGCCAACAAGATCGGTATCATCTAA